One genomic segment of Paenibacillus xylanexedens includes these proteins:
- a CDS encoding ring-cleaving dioxygenase, which yields MFRTSGIHHITAFVDDAQKNVDFYAGVLALRLVKKTINFDAPDVYHLYYGNEQGAPGTIITFFPQQNSRRGVIGSGQTGVTVYAVPVGSLPFWKERLASFDIPYENKTRFGEQYIRFFDKGGLLLELVEREGGQPSNWSFNGVTPEHAIKGFGGAVLFSHVPEKTMDVLVSKLGLEQVGEENGLLRLQASGDIGQIIDIQSTGIQRGIGGAGTVHHIAWRAKDYVEHEQIQQDLEQSGYHPTPVIDRQYFNAVYFREPGGILFELATDPPGFARDEPAESMGEKLMLPEWYEPQREQIEQLLPRIEVREWKGESKS from the coding sequence ATGTTCAGAACTTCAGGAATTCATCATATTACAGCTTTTGTTGACGATGCGCAGAAAAACGTTGATTTTTATGCAGGTGTGTTGGCGCTCAGACTGGTGAAAAAAACAATTAACTTTGATGCACCGGACGTGTATCACTTGTATTACGGGAATGAGCAGGGTGCACCGGGCACAATCATTACCTTTTTCCCACAGCAAAATTCAAGAAGAGGTGTCATTGGGTCAGGTCAGACTGGAGTTACCGTATATGCGGTTCCTGTAGGAAGCCTGCCTTTCTGGAAAGAACGTCTTGCTTCCTTTGATATTCCATATGAAAATAAAACCAGATTTGGTGAGCAGTACATTCGTTTCTTCGACAAAGGCGGTCTGTTGCTTGAACTGGTTGAACGTGAAGGTGGTCAGCCAAGCAACTGGAGTTTCAACGGTGTGACACCGGAGCATGCCATCAAAGGATTTGGCGGAGCCGTATTGTTCAGCCACGTTCCTGAGAAAACCATGGACGTCTTGGTGAGCAAACTGGGTCTGGAGCAAGTCGGTGAAGAGAACGGACTCCTTCGTCTTCAGGCAAGCGGCGATATCGGTCAGATCATCGATATTCAGTCCACAGGTATCCAACGCGGGATTGGTGGAGCCGGAACGGTCCACCACATTGCATGGCGTGCCAAAGATTACGTGGAGCATGAACAAATTCAGCAGGATCTTGAACAATCCGGATATCATCCAACGCCAGTCATTGACCGTCAATACTTCAACGCTGTGTATTTCCGGGAGCCGGGTGGTATACTGTTCGAACTGGCTACGGATCCTCCGGGATTTGCACGGGATGAACCAGCAGAGAGCATGGGTGAGAAACTGATGTTGCCTGAATGGTATGAACCACAGCGTGAACAGATTGAACAATTGTTGCCACGAATTGAAGTACGTGAATGGAAAGGAGAGTCCAAATCATGA
- a CDS encoding alpha/beta hydrolase has translation MKHIYKAGAQPDAPTILLLHGTGGTENDLIGLAEMIAPGACILGVRGNVSENGMPRFFRRLAEGIFDEEDLIARTAELGSFVDAAAVEYGFDRSNVYALGYSNGANIAASLIFHQADVFKGAILHHPMVPLRGLELPDLKGLPVFIGAGENDPIVPRRETEELASLLSGAGADVNTHWERQGHQLTGTEAEAAVAWFKTQA, from the coding sequence ATGAAACATATCTATAAAGCAGGTGCTCAGCCGGATGCGCCAACAATCCTGTTGCTTCATGGCACAGGCGGAACCGAGAACGATCTGATCGGTCTGGCGGAGATGATCGCACCAGGAGCTTGCATACTTGGGGTGCGGGGTAATGTATCGGAGAACGGGATGCCCCGTTTCTTCCGCCGCCTGGCCGAAGGTATTTTTGATGAAGAAGATCTGATTGCTCGTACGGCAGAGCTGGGATCTTTTGTCGATGCAGCTGCGGTGGAATATGGGTTCGATCGGTCCAACGTGTATGCACTGGGTTACTCTAACGGTGCCAACATTGCGGCAAGCTTGATCTTCCATCAAGCAGATGTATTCAAAGGTGCAATCTTGCATCACCCGATGGTACCGCTGCGCGGACTGGAACTGCCGGATCTGAAAGGTCTGCCTGTGTTCATTGGTGCGGGCGAGAACGATCCGATTGTACCAAGACGTGAAACGGAGGAACTTGCTTCGCTGCTAAGCGGTGCAGGTGCCGATGTAAACACACATTGGGAGCGTCAGGGTCATCAATTGACTGGTACCGAAGCAGAAGCCGCGGTAGCTTGGTTTAAGACACAGGCGTAA
- a CDS encoding alpha/beta fold hydrolase, with the protein MNPNPSLHTFGSSAFVQTRDGRKLHYMSRGTGELTVVFESGMGASRSTWGLVAPAIAEHARAVVYDRAGAGRSDVDSAPRSLERIAGDLGELLTALSPGPFILVGHSWGGPIVRAAAAAHLSRLRGIILVDPSDEHCKMYFSKLTKKSFAINGFIIPIMARTGLYKMLGSKAGSVQPDDVAADHLKEDFTVRAASTMLAEGKTFLDDMATLLEHPPALGNLEVSVISGTNPGKGEGKIRPALITAHRQTVSQLSNARWIGADQSGHMVMYTDPQVIIDEILRMINDESSGARIDQK; encoded by the coding sequence ATGAATCCTAACCCTAGCTTACATACATTTGGTTCAAGTGCGTTTGTTCAGACCCGCGATGGTCGCAAACTACATTATATGTCCAGGGGAACAGGAGAGCTGACGGTTGTATTTGAGTCCGGTATGGGTGCCTCCAGATCAACCTGGGGACTGGTTGCACCAGCCATTGCTGAGCATGCACGTGCAGTCGTGTATGACAGGGCAGGGGCGGGACGAAGTGATGTCGACTCGGCTCCCCGCAGCCTTGAACGCATTGCAGGGGACCTTGGGGAACTGCTGACAGCTCTGAGCCCGGGCCCATTCATTCTGGTTGGACATAGCTGGGGCGGTCCGATTGTACGGGCTGCGGCAGCTGCACATCTATCTCGATTACGTGGCATTATTCTGGTAGATCCATCAGACGAGCATTGCAAAATGTATTTTTCCAAGCTTACTAAAAAGAGCTTTGCCATCAATGGTTTCATTATTCCAATCATGGCGCGGACTGGCTTATATAAGATGCTTGGCAGCAAAGCTGGAAGTGTTCAGCCTGACGATGTGGCAGCGGATCACCTCAAGGAGGATTTCACTGTACGGGCAGCCAGCACGATGCTTGCAGAAGGCAAAACGTTTCTGGATGACATGGCAACGTTGCTGGAACATCCTCCGGCTCTGGGTAATCTGGAAGTTAGCGTGATCTCGGGTACGAACCCGGGCAAGGGAGAGGGGAAAATCAGACCTGCCCTCATCACGGCGCATCGCCAGACGGTGAGCCAGCTATCCAATGCGAGATGGATTGGGGCCGATCAATCGGGACATATGGTTATGTATACAGACCCTCAGGTCATTATTGATGAGATTTTACGAATGATAAATGATGAGAGCTCAGGCGCAAGAATAGATCAAAAGTGA
- the ilvA gene encoding threonine ammonia-lyase IlvA has translation MKPVEQEPTGTTSPGRASVGMEDIVRAHHVLREVIVRTPLQRDAVLSAKYNCNVYLKREDLQVVRSFKIRGAYNMIRSLTPAEMEKGIVCASAGNHAQGVAFSCNALGINGKIFMPSTTPNQKVKQVRRFGGSNVEVVLIGDTYDDAYAEAMRACDEQGMTFIHPFDQPKIIAGNGTVAMEIMESLDENADYVFVTIGGGGLAAGVGTYMKTVSPETRIIGVEPLGAASMSEAMFRKQVVTLDDIDKFVDGAAVKRVGDLTFDICNSILDDIVKVPEGKACTTILELYNENAIVVEPAGSLAVAALEQYREQIVGKTVVCVISGGNNDIDRMQEIKERSLIYEGLKYYFMVNFPQRAGALREFLEEVLGKNDDITRFEYTKKHDKENGPALVGIELMYKEDYHPLIERMNRKGIAYTELNKNLNLFNMLI, from the coding sequence ATGAAACCAGTTGAACAAGAACCAACGGGAACCACAAGTCCCGGTCGTGCCAGTGTTGGCATGGAAGATATCGTACGCGCACATCATGTGCTGCGTGAGGTCATTGTAAGAACGCCGTTACAGCGGGATGCTGTATTGTCGGCCAAATATAACTGTAATGTGTATCTGAAAAGGGAAGACCTTCAAGTGGTACGTTCGTTCAAAATTCGGGGCGCCTATAATATGATTCGCAGTCTGACACCAGCCGAGATGGAGAAGGGTATTGTCTGTGCAAGTGCGGGCAACCACGCTCAGGGTGTTGCTTTTAGCTGTAATGCGCTCGGAATTAACGGCAAAATCTTCATGCCGAGTACAACGCCGAACCAGAAGGTGAAGCAAGTGAGACGTTTTGGCGGCAGCAACGTTGAAGTGGTGCTGATCGGAGATACGTATGACGATGCATACGCAGAAGCAATGCGTGCATGTGACGAACAGGGCATGACGTTCATCCATCCTTTTGATCAACCGAAGATTATTGCAGGTAATGGTACGGTAGCGATGGAAATCATGGAAAGTCTCGACGAGAATGCCGACTATGTATTCGTGACGATTGGTGGCGGAGGGTTGGCAGCCGGAGTGGGAACCTACATGAAGACCGTGAGTCCAGAGACACGCATCATTGGAGTTGAGCCACTTGGGGCAGCTTCCATGAGTGAGGCGATGTTCCGCAAACAGGTTGTGACGTTGGATGATATTGATAAATTCGTGGATGGTGCAGCGGTGAAACGGGTTGGCGATCTCACCTTTGATATCTGCAACAGTATACTTGATGACATTGTGAAAGTGCCGGAAGGCAAAGCCTGCACAACTATTCTGGAACTCTATAATGAAAATGCGATCGTGGTTGAGCCTGCCGGTTCCTTGGCTGTTGCGGCGCTTGAGCAATATCGTGAGCAAATCGTGGGCAAGACGGTGGTCTGTGTTATTAGTGGCGGAAACAACGATATCGACCGGATGCAGGAGATCAAGGAACGTTCCCTGATCTATGAAGGTCTGAAGTATTATTTCATGGTTAATTTCCCGCAGCGTGCAGGAGCTTTACGTGAATTCCTGGAGGAAGTTCTAGGGAAGAATGATGATATCACCCGGTTTGAATATACGAAAAAGCATGATAAGGAAAATGGCCCTGCCTTGGTGGGCATCGAGCTGATGTACAAGGAAGATTACCACCCGCTCATTGAACGCATGAACCGCAAAGGTATCGCCTATACCGAACTGAACAAAAATCTAAATCTGTTCAACATGTTAATCTGA
- a CDS encoding GNAT family N-acetyltransferase, producing the protein MNNSKMQLNHQETSPLIRPARIEDADQVIPLLYQAIGDIAYALAGEADHEKAMQILQEFYVQENNRISYRHVTVMEQDGLIAGILVAYDGGEADRLDQPILDRPGRSRDEKYALVKETRPGEYYLDTLSVSEAYQGQGIGRALMAAFEQQGRDLGHSQVSLIVERDNGRALMLYERQGYVKDDVIVIAGHEYNHMVKPIQ; encoded by the coding sequence ATGAATAATTCCAAAATGCAATTAAATCACCAAGAAACATCTCCTCTGATCAGACCTGCACGCATAGAAGATGCTGATCAGGTTATTCCTTTGCTGTATCAGGCGATAGGAGACATTGCATACGCGCTTGCGGGTGAGGCGGATCATGAGAAGGCGATGCAGATTTTGCAGGAGTTCTATGTACAGGAAAACAACCGGATTAGCTATCGTCATGTGACAGTGATGGAGCAGGATGGGCTGATTGCGGGGATTCTGGTCGCCTATGATGGCGGAGAAGCAGATCGTCTGGACCAGCCGATTCTGGATCGACCTGGACGAAGCCGGGATGAGAAGTATGCATTGGTCAAAGAAACCCGTCCGGGGGAGTATTATCTGGATACTCTCTCGGTAAGTGAAGCTTATCAGGGGCAGGGCATCGGCCGGGCACTGATGGCTGCTTTTGAGCAGCAGGGCAGAGATCTGGGTCACTCGCAGGTATCCCTGATTGTAGAACGAGACAACGGCCGTGCGCTAATGCTGTACGAACGGCAGGGATATGTCAAAGATGACGTGATTGTCATCGCAGGACATGAGTATAATCATATGGTCAAACCGATTCAATAG
- a CDS encoding copper amine oxidase N-terminal domain-containing protein, whose translation MKKVMSALAVSAMLMSALPTSVMDAAARISIYINDAELSSAQAPVMKGGRVLVPLRSIFEGLDAKVQYTNRTKTIVATRDDQEVTLTLGSKTAYINGEAISLDVPANTIKGNTMVPIRFVSEAFGEKVFWNSRNQRVDIKTTATPPVDETQYAAWNIYGSVSGSNGDGRDLTVSFTRPTSEKAVSAYRIMLVKTRDVNSFTESSATAVPSANYTSVTPNGSNPKLTLNAQTRDVNGDLLNSNETYRLYVLTVGNSSNNYKNALNWSSQALKLNNVKSTVQAVTSLRAADISDYGDGRDLEINFTQPSTTSNITYYRAFVVKAKDSSAFNLAAANKVSSANSTIIYKGNSTAVKSQLTSSTRDTSGEMIKSGTAYVVYILSVSTNTTTDSKLSAASSSLTLSVNTATSPVITQVKDNSDYGDGRDIQVSFNRSSDESKVANYRVFVVRNSVASNFNLTTASNLSSSLYYTVNKTGNNITTTLPSSMKDTSGYNVTNLQDYRIFVMAVGNQQNGYTNALSASSTVLRLTTTGNAGVISNLAVADISDYGDGRDLRISFNKAADESRISAYRVYVVRSANVGSFTLSAANASNNYTQVSKTGGNLSVTLPNYAVDTNGYTITNNVAYRVFVLSVNNNGNSSQNALSGYSSQITLAQNAAVTVPSNVVATDIGDTGDGRDLRVTFTKSADETNVNHYRVFVVKNANAGSFNLNVANTVNSSNYTYVSRTGSNQTITLSNGSRTVDGDLIRNDVGYRVYVMAVNNNTSLANAISSASGIATLTSNSAVAVASNVNATVKDQGQSGTPSDVTITFNKATNETNISNYRILIVPANQVSGFNTSSALGINSFIEINKNNAGSPVVLNGGHRDINGSVLVAGQKYRVFVLSVSDSTSRVSNLSSASNEFNIFTQATAVQTATITGLQNTSTVTEASYKLSFTKPTSETGISAYRLFIVKGTDNLDITTASSNTSYPIGNPAAVEVTLTKSAIDSTGANLVEGGEYKVYILSVAANTTTNKHTLSGPSDTFKLEKAQPTPTQEQTSTTNPPASSEGQTPPQE comes from the coding sequence GTGAAGAAGGTAATGTCAGCGCTAGCTGTATCAGCCATGCTGATGTCCGCACTTCCAACGTCGGTTATGGATGCAGCTGCGAGGATCAGTATATATATTAATGATGCAGAGTTATCATCTGCTCAGGCACCTGTGATGAAAGGTGGACGCGTACTGGTTCCGCTTCGGTCGATATTTGAAGGATTGGATGCGAAGGTACAGTACACGAACAGAACCAAAACGATTGTTGCAACTCGCGACGATCAGGAAGTTACTTTGACACTTGGTTCCAAAACGGCATACATCAACGGGGAAGCGATATCGCTGGATGTACCTGCGAACACGATTAAGGGCAACACGATGGTTCCGATTCGTTTTGTCAGTGAAGCTTTTGGAGAAAAAGTATTCTGGAACTCACGCAATCAGCGTGTAGATATCAAGACAACAGCAACACCTCCAGTAGATGAGACACAATATGCTGCATGGAACATCTATGGTTCGGTATCCGGAAGTAACGGAGATGGTCGTGACTTGACCGTGAGCTTCACACGTCCAACTTCAGAGAAGGCGGTATCAGCTTACCGGATTATGCTGGTGAAAACTCGTGATGTGAATAGCTTCACGGAGTCCTCAGCAACTGCCGTACCTTCTGCGAACTATACATCCGTTACACCAAATGGCAGTAACCCGAAACTGACACTTAATGCACAGACGCGTGACGTAAACGGGGATCTGCTTAACAGCAATGAAACGTATCGCCTGTATGTACTGACTGTTGGTAACAGCAGTAATAATTATAAAAATGCATTGAACTGGTCTTCCCAAGCATTGAAGCTCAATAATGTGAAATCCACAGTACAGGCAGTTACAAGTCTGCGTGCCGCAGATATTAGTGACTATGGCGATGGCCGCGATCTGGAGATTAACTTCACGCAGCCGAGCACAACATCGAACATTACGTATTATCGTGCTTTTGTTGTTAAAGCGAAGGACTCTTCTGCGTTCAATCTGGCTGCAGCGAACAAAGTGTCCAGTGCAAACTCCACGATCATATACAAAGGAAACAGTACCGCAGTGAAAAGCCAGCTGACTTCTTCGACACGGGATACGTCTGGCGAGATGATTAAAAGCGGCACCGCGTATGTGGTCTACATCTTGTCGGTAAGCACTAATACAACAACAGACAGCAAGCTGTCCGCGGCATCCTCTTCACTTACGCTGTCCGTGAACACAGCAACGTCTCCAGTAATTACGCAGGTGAAGGATAACTCGGATTATGGAGATGGTCGTGATATTCAGGTGAGCTTCAACCGTTCATCGGATGAGTCCAAGGTGGCGAATTATCGCGTCTTCGTGGTGCGTAACTCGGTTGCCAGCAACTTCAATCTGACAACGGCAAGTAACCTGTCCTCCAGTCTGTACTATACGGTAAATAAAACAGGTAACAACATTACAACGACTTTGCCTTCATCCATGAAGGACACAAGCGGTTATAATGTAACGAATCTGCAAGATTATCGCATCTTTGTGATGGCGGTGGGCAACCAGCAAAATGGATACACCAATGCGCTGTCAGCTTCCTCCACTGTGCTGAGACTTACAACGACCGGTAACGCGGGAGTCATTAGTAACCTGGCTGTTGCTGATATTAGTGACTACGGTGATGGACGTGATCTACGGATTTCTTTCAACAAGGCCGCGGATGAATCCAGAATCTCTGCCTACCGAGTATATGTAGTTCGTTCCGCTAATGTGGGCAGCTTCACACTAAGCGCAGCTAATGCGTCAAACAACTATACGCAGGTGAGCAAAACGGGTGGTAACCTGTCCGTTACGCTTCCAAACTATGCGGTAGATACCAATGGTTACACCATTACCAATAACGTTGCTTATCGGGTATTCGTGCTGTCAGTGAATAACAACGGAAACTCCAGTCAAAATGCTTTGTCTGGTTACTCTTCCCAAATTACGTTGGCACAGAATGCAGCTGTAACGGTTCCGAGCAATGTGGTTGCAACTGATATTGGGGATACTGGAGATGGACGTGATCTGCGTGTAACGTTCACTAAATCCGCAGATGAGACAAATGTGAATCACTATCGGGTGTTTGTAGTGAAAAATGCAAATGCAGGCAGCTTCAATCTGAACGTAGCCAATACAGTGAATAGCTCGAATTATACGTATGTAAGTAGAACTGGAAGCAACCAGACGATTACTTTATCTAATGGTTCGAGAACAGTGGATGGTGACTTGATCCGTAATGATGTAGGCTATCGAGTGTACGTGATGGCTGTTAATAATAACACGTCTTTAGCGAATGCGATATCGTCAGCCTCCGGTATAGCCACACTGACTTCAAATTCCGCTGTAGCAGTGGCCAGTAATGTGAATGCAACCGTTAAAGATCAAGGACAGTCTGGAACGCCTTCGGATGTAACAATAACCTTTAATAAGGCAACTAACGAAACCAATATCTCCAATTATCGTATCTTGATTGTGCCTGCTAACCAAGTGAGTGGATTCAATACAAGTTCTGCTCTTGGAATTAATTCTTTTATTGAAATCAACAAAAACAATGCAGGCAGTCCGGTAGTACTAAACGGTGGACATCGAGATATTAATGGTAGTGTCCTTGTAGCTGGACAGAAATACAGAGTATTTGTCTTGTCCGTTTCGGACAGTACATCACGTGTTTCCAATCTGTCCTCTGCTTCCAATGAGTTTAATATCTTTACACAAGCAACTGCGGTTCAAACTGCTACTATTACAGGCCTTCAAAATACAAGTACTGTAACCGAAGCGAGTTATAAGCTTAGCTTTACTAAACCAACTTCTGAAACTGGGATTTCTGCATACCGACTCTTTATTGTTAAAGGAACAGATAATTTGGATATTACTACAGCAAGCTCTAACACTAGCTACCCAATTGGAAATCCTGCAGCGGTTGAAGTTACTTTAACGAAATCAGCTATAGATTCAACTGGAGCCAATCTGGTGGAAGGAGGCGAGTACAAGGTGTATATTCTTTCAGTTGCTGCAAATACAACAACGAATAAACATACACTTTCAGGCCCATCGGATACATTCAAGCTTGAAAAAGCTCAGCCTACGCCTACACAGGAGCAGACGTCTACTACCAATCCACCAGCCTCAAGTGAGGGGCAAACACCTCCACAGGAGTGA
- a CDS encoding AraC family transcriptional regulator, whose translation MLAFRLTGLPDSRLPLYLYCVGTQEEKVLHRPDGFPVYQLFLSRDGEGQFKVTGKGTWTMGAGQLFIVEPEVAHEYVPHSKSKGELGYIGIGGASAGSVLQSAGLLQKEPYHISGFEIIWSRMTNLWHALDQGATEMWNTSTLIYQLILDIAQLKISSDVGIGGIGSSRAQDGTVKHSNRESDPSKDALVRAVALMHTHYQDDLLLKHVADAVGYSVQHLNRLFHHHYGVTGHQYMQRLRLQKASDWMDKHPRASVREAAETVGMEVNYFIRMFKREFGETPGKGIKHRNQLQMEKDLTNS comes from the coding sequence ATGCTTGCGTTTCGTTTGACGGGCCTGCCGGATTCCCGGTTGCCACTGTACCTGTATTGTGTGGGGACGCAGGAAGAGAAAGTTCTGCATAGACCGGATGGATTTCCGGTGTATCAGTTGTTTTTGTCACGCGATGGTGAAGGGCAGTTCAAGGTAACGGGAAAAGGGACATGGACGATGGGAGCAGGGCAGTTATTCATCGTGGAACCCGAGGTTGCGCATGAGTATGTGCCTCATTCCAAATCCAAAGGGGAACTGGGTTATATCGGTATTGGCGGTGCATCGGCTGGATCGGTACTACAATCCGCGGGTTTGCTTCAGAAAGAGCCGTACCATATCTCGGGTTTTGAAATCATCTGGTCACGCATGACCAATCTCTGGCACGCGCTGGATCAAGGAGCAACGGAGATGTGGAACACATCAACCCTGATCTACCAGCTCATTTTGGATATAGCACAATTGAAAATTTCATCTGATGTCGGCATAGGAGGTATTGGATCATCTAGGGCACAGGATGGCACTGTAAAACACTCTAATCGGGAGTCCGATCCGAGCAAGGATGCACTCGTCCGAGCAGTAGCATTGATGCATACGCACTACCAGGATGACCTGTTATTGAAGCATGTTGCTGACGCAGTGGGCTATTCGGTTCAGCATCTCAATCGATTATTTCATCATCATTATGGCGTGACAGGACATCAATATATGCAACGATTACGTTTGCAGAAGGCTTCGGACTGGATGGACAAGCATCCACGAGCAAGTGTGCGAGAGGCGGCAGAGACCGTAGGGATGGAAGTGAACTATTTTATCCGGATGTTCAAGCGGGAGTTTGGAGAGACACCGGGTAAAGGAATCAAACATCGGAACCAGCTCCAAATGGAAAAAGACCTCACGAATTCGTGA
- a CDS encoding DUF1129 family protein, protein MGISYKKLKEIQNRQITEMSRMTPEHVKLYDEISTIARHAPADERTQEEWILSAGRAIVQAQRDNKSARELYGPDLEQDIHAQLGITNTAPEKTAAVEVGKSSPTRGNSSTASSKKNANAVEPQLTENPEPVKRTPKWYAMIAWAALSFVMLIQGCVGLFVGWTGGDTEPFQHISLFSLLVAAVGGIALVEMLRRLAERPDDEGADKNTVPKVNLKGIIIYIVIVVLVLFVGYPLRDKLPVFALAPWVSAVIGVVGLATVRPLFGQKKTA, encoded by the coding sequence TTGGGGATTTCCTATAAGAAGCTTAAAGAAATACAGAATCGGCAAATAACTGAGATGAGTCGAATGACACCTGAACATGTGAAACTGTATGACGAGATCAGCACAATTGCACGTCATGCGCCAGCGGACGAGAGAACACAGGAAGAGTGGATACTCTCCGCAGGAAGAGCGATCGTACAGGCTCAGCGGGATAACAAATCTGCTCGCGAGTTATACGGACCTGATCTGGAACAAGACATCCATGCACAGCTCGGGATTACAAATACAGCACCGGAGAAGACGGCTGCCGTTGAGGTGGGTAAATCAAGCCCAACCCGTGGTAATAGTTCAACAGCTTCATCGAAAAAGAATGCCAACGCTGTAGAACCACAGCTAACTGAGAATCCAGAGCCTGTGAAACGGACACCAAAGTGGTATGCCATGATCGCTTGGGCGGCTTTGTCTTTTGTCATGTTGATTCAAGGATGTGTGGGATTGTTCGTGGGCTGGACTGGCGGAGATACGGAGCCGTTCCAACACATCAGTCTGTTCTCTCTGCTCGTTGCGGCAGTTGGCGGGATTGCATTGGTGGAGATGCTGCGCCGCCTTGCTGAGCGACCGGACGATGAAGGAGCGGACAAGAACACCGTACCTAAAGTTAACCTTAAGGGAATCATCATCTACATCGTCATCGTGGTCCTTGTGCTGTTTGTAGGGTATCCACTGCGTGATAAACTTCCGGTATTTGCACTGGCTCCGTGGGTGAGTGCAGTGATCGGAGTTGTGGGACTTGCAACGGTAAGGCCTTTATTTGGACAAAAGAAAACTGCATAA